The DNA window GCGCCACCGTCACCGTGCAGCGCGGCGAAGGCCTGTACCGCATCGCCACCAACCACGGCATCGCGATGAGCGATCTGGCCGCCTGGAACGGCCTGTCGGCGCCGTACAACCTCTATCCGGGCCAGCGCCTGCGCCTGTATCCGCCCGCCGGCCGCGCGCCGTCCGGCGGTTCGGGTTCCTCCTCCGCTTCGACCGGCACGCCGCCGCGCACGGCACCGGCGCCGGTGCCTGCGGCGCCGGTCAACAGCGGCATCCGCTGGCGCTGGCCGGCCGACGGCCCGCTGCTGGGTCGCTACGTCGCCAACGAACCGACCAAGCAGGGCATCGACATCGGCGGCGCCAGCGGCGCGCCGGTGCGCGCGGCGGCCGACGGCGTGGTGGTGTACTCCGGCACCGGCCTGGTCGGCTACGGCGAACTGGTCATCGTCAAGCACAACGAACAATGGCTGTCGGCCTACGGCCACAACCGCAAACGCCTGGTCAACGAAGGCCAGGTGGTCAAGTCCGGCGAGCAGATCGCCGAGATGGGCCGCAGCGGCGCCGCGCGCGACATGCTGCACTTCGAGGTCCGCTACAACGCCAAGCCGGTCGATCCGCTGCTGTACCTGCCGGCGAAATGATCCGCGGCGGGCCGATGCCGCTGCGACCGTACTTCACCGACGACGACGGCTCGTTGCCGGAAATCGAATTGCACTATGCCGATGCCGAGCGTTTGGTCGCCTCGTTCGTCTACCTCTACTCGTTGCCTGGGATGCGCGACATGACCCGCAGCGATCGCTTGTGGGATCTGCGCCAGGAACGGGAAACCGGGTTTGTCGGGCCGGAAGACTCGAGACGGGTAGTGAGCGGAGAAGTGTCGGCCTTCCATCGACTGCTCGAAGGGCTGCGCGTGGGCGACCGCCCGCTGCCGGCGCTGGGCGTCTTCGTCGATCCAGATCGGCTGGTGCTGGACTATCGCATGGGCGCCGAGTGGGGCGATGCCGAGATTTTCGCGCTGATGAGACTGCTCGCCGAGCTGCGTCGACGCGGCGCCCGTATTGCGGTCCCCGGTTGGGGCGCGGACGGCGATTGCGCGTTCCGCATGGCCGTGGATGAGGCTGCCACTGCCGTGTGAGCAGTGAACCAGGGACGGAGCGCAGCTGAGGCTTGCCGCAGGAACACCACGCCGCTCATGGCCGCGGCGGAGGCGGATCGTACTGGCGATCCACCGCGACGTAGCGGTAATCGCCGGCGATCAGGTTCAACAGCCGCAGCGACTTGGGCGAATAAGCGATGCGGACGCGGTCGCCGGGCCCGACCGCGTCGTAACAGCCCGCCGGCACCGAAAAACCGAGCAACGGCTGCGAACCTTCGCCATCGCTGGCATTGGCGTCGATGGAACCGCCGTCAGGGGCGCTGCCGTCGATGGCGATGTAAAGGCGGTAGATCGGCGGCCAGGTTTCGCCGTCCTCGCGGATCATCACCCCGTCGATGCGGCCGTCGCGCCACAGCTTGACCCCGGTCGCAACGTCTTCGCGCAAGGCCATCTCGTCGTCGTAGATCGCCAGCGCCCATACCAACAGGAACGCCGTCGCCGCGCCGACCAGCACGAACACCCACCACTGGCGCATCTCCGGCTCGAACACGAAGCCCGGCACGAAGCAGGCCAGGGACGCCAACGGCATCGAAAAGAACACCGAGGGCGGCCAGCGCAGGATCTGCTTGGCGCGCAGGTAATCGAGCTCGCGCGGGTCCAGCGGCGCGCGTTCATCGTCAGCGGTTGGGGAGGGGGCCATCGTGCGCCTCCATGCGCGGCCGCCGGCGGCGGCCGAGTGCGATGGGTTATAGCCCGCACGGCGCGGACGCGCCATCCGGGGTCGCCCCTTGGGGCGA is part of the Lysobacter firmicutimachus genome and encodes:
- a CDS encoding peptidoglycan DD-metalloendopeptidase family protein, whose protein sequence is MSETPRTPTLAMAACVLASLVLIGCSSTVVREPSRGGSSRPGARPPASRPAPRPSTPKYGATVTVQRGEGLYRIATNHGIAMSDLAAWNGLSAPYNLYPGQRLRLYPPAGRAPSGGSGSSSASTGTPPRTAPAPVPAAPVNSGIRWRWPADGPLLGRYVANEPTKQGIDIGGASGAPVRAAADGVVVYSGTGLVGYGELVIVKHNEQWLSAYGHNRKRLVNEGQVVKSGEQIAEMGRSGAARDMLHFEVRYNAKPVDPLLYLPAK